DNA sequence from the Sulfurimonas sp. HSL3-7 genome:
ATAAGTATCGCCTATCCCTTTGATATCGGGGAAATCAACAAAAACAGCCATACAGCCGTCACCGTCTTCGTTTGAAAATCCGTAATAGTCGAGTTCGTAATGTCTCATCCGGGTTCTCCTTACAGGCGCTGCCCCTTGATGACCCATGGGCCTGTCAAAAGGTGTGCGTTGCTACCCTAGATATGCATTTGATATTCTAGAACAGGATATGCATTTGGATTGCCATATGTTATTCAAGGAGTCAATATGATTGCTATACCAGTCGACTCGGCGGTTCCGGAGATCAGGTCGTCAAAACTTTTCGGCAACGTCCCGATATTCGCCATCTACAAACCTGACGACGAAGAGTTCTTCCTTGTCAAAAACCAGGAAGCCGGCGACGGCATCAAAACCGCCAAGCAGCTTAAAAAATGGGGTGTCACGGACGTCGTCTACTCCTATATGGGAAAGGGACCTTTCACGGCGCTTGAAGAGGACGGTCTGAATATCTATTACATCGGAAAAGAGCCGATGCCGCTGTTTCAGGTCATCAAAAAACTTGAGGCGGACGCTTTTATAAAAGTTGACGCAGACAATGCGGCGAGCTATCTCGATCCGGGAACCGAAACAGGAGAATGCAGATGCGGATGCGACAGCTAGGTGACGAGATCATCACACCGGAAATGCAGCAGATAAAGACCATGATCATTGAGACCTATGCACAGCGTGATGCCATTAAAAATGAGATGGAGATGTGGTACAACACCTATCCGGGTACCCACTTTCCGAAGATGAACGAACTGGTTGTCACCGATGCCACGCTTTCCAAGCTGGACTCGTTCTATAAACAGCTGTGGGATTACCACAATGCAAGGTCTGTCTGATCCATGGACGAAGCGTATGCCAGAAAAGCGCGCCTGATTGACGACATAAGCAGCATTGAGCAGTACCGGCCGATTCTTGAAAGGGATGATTTTCAAAGCGACGAACCGCATTGGCGGTGCATCAGCAAAAACACCATCAGTCTTTTTCAGGTCCTGATAGACCAGGACCTGAGTGATCTGGTCAACGTGCTTGAGCACTATCCCCGCTACGTTGAATGGGTCTGTGAGCACTTTCGCTATGCCTACAGCTACAGCGAAAATGAAGCCGATGTCGATGCGGCTTCAAGACTGCTATTCATGGGCGAGACCTACTTCTCGAAACAGTTTGTACGCAATGTCGTGCGCAAACTGCCAAAGTTCGAGGAGATGAGTCTTGAAGAGCTCGGACAGTTTGCTGCACAGATCGCAAAGTGCCACCATGACTGGCACCCCATCATCACCAACCACTGCTGTGACAGTTTGACAGAGTCCATTGCAAAACGCAACCTGCATCCTTTGCAGCGTATCGCCCTGATCAAACCGATTGCGGCCATAAAACGCCAAAAGACCTATGAATACGATGCCGAAGACCGCGATGCGGTCTTGGACATACCCTATATGACCTAACTCAAAACAAAGGATAAATAATGGATTATGAGACACTAAAAACGGAGCTTTTAAAACTTGCAAGAAATGCTTTTGAGACGGCCTGCACCCTTCGTGAGAACCAGCGCATAGAAGTCTATCTCAACAACGGCGAGCCGATGAGCTCAGACTGCCTCGAAGAGAATGAAGAGATCATCTACGGACCGGAACGCGTCCTCTGTTACCAGGTCTTTGGGCACGACTACCTGGAAGATGAGATCAAGACCTGGATAGACTACGCCCGGGTTATCCCCCAACCAAGTGATGATGCACCGATGCCCGAACCCACAAACATAGAGACGTCCATTCGTGAGCTGATAGACGAGATCGCTAAACGCAACGGTGTCACGGGCGACGCCGTCAGCTCTTTTGAGGTTTTTGCCAATCTGCCTATGGACCTTCTTGGAAGTATAGAACAGCAGATCATCGAATACTGGTGGAATGCGAAAGAAGAGGAAAACGGCAAGAAACTCGCGCTTGAACAGATATATGAAGCCATTGGTCAGGAAGCCTAAACACCCCTCTTCAAAGCAATATACCTAATAGAACAGAGAAGAATAAAGGTTCAATACTTCTATAGGGAAAAGCACCCGGTATCTACAATGAATGACCAGCCTCGGTTACATCTTTGTAATAAGAGACCTTTTCTATCTCGACAAGGCAGATAACGCAGTCAAGGTCTCGTATAGACCGCCACCCAAAACTTCATACTCTCCAGGGTTGCTAACTTTCAGATAATGCAAAACAATATATTTATACACATTGCCTGTTTTCGTCAATGCGGCATACAATACAGACTGCCGAATCCACTTTCACTGCGAAGACAAAATGCTTGTCGGCGCCGTCTGACGGCCTGCACCCCTTCACTTTGCGCAAGGCCAAACACTTTAGCGGACAAACTAAAAAGAGACCGTAACCGGAGGTGACTTTATAATAGAGTATAATAGAATAAAATCGATACGTATCTTAAAGGACTTTAGAAATTCCGATCGAGTATTCCTATGAAAAAACGCTATGTTCACAACAGCCTTAACGAAGCCGAAAATACCCTCAGTCACATTCTTGAGATCATTCAAGAGGGTGTATGGGACTGGAATGCGCTCAGCGGCCATGTCGAACGCAGTCCCGGCTGGTACAGCATGCTCGGCTACGATGTGGACTGCTTTAACAAAGATGTCCTTACCTGGGAAAATGTAATCCACCCCGAAGACTATTCCCGTGTGATGCAGCACTTTGAGGATTATCTCAACGGAAAAAACAGCCACTACTGCATCCAATACCGATGCAAATGTGCTGACGGCGGCTATCTCTGGATCGAGGATGTTGCAAAGATCATTGAACGTACTCCCGAAGGAAAGGTCGCAAGAATGATCGGCGCCCATCAGAACATTCATGCTGCCAAAACGGCGAAGGATGAGCTCAACCGGCAAAACGAATTGCTGCGCAACGATAATGCCACGCTTGAGAACCTTATCCGCGAACGCACCCTTGAACTCCACCAGCTCAACATCGCCCTGCAGCAGCAACTCGAACAAATCGGCCATATCGCCAACCATGACAAACTGACCGCAGTCTATAACCGCCATATGTTTGAGGAGGTGTTTAGAAAAGAGATCAGCCGGGCAAAACGTTATGACCGTCCGCTATCACTCGTTATGGTCGATGTCGATTATTTCAAAGAGATCAACGACCGTTACGGCCACCAAAACGGAGATGCCGTCCTGCGCGATCTTGCCGCCACCCTGCAAAAAAACCTGCGCGACTCCGACATTATCGCCCGCTGGGGAGGGGAGGAGTTTATCATCATTCTGCCCAACACCCCGTTTGAACAGGCCGTCATCATAGCCGAAGACCTTCGCGCCACCATCGCCGAACATCGATTTGACGAAGGGATCCATCTTACCTGCAGCTTCGGCGTAACCGCCTACCGGCAGGAAGACACTACCGATACTATCTTTGCCCGCATCGACAAAGCGCTCTACCGGGCCAAAGAGTTTGAACGCAATAACGTCCAAGCGATGTAAATACTTCCCTCATAACCCTCGTTCATCACTAATCACTTTCGTATTCTTCTTTGTTCTCTTTTTCCAAAATTTTTCCTCCAGAAGCAGATTGGCTATTTTTTAATCATATTATCGTATATCCTTACGACAAGCACTGGTACAATAGTGCTTAGAAAACATGTCATGAGGTTGAAAAACCTCACACTGTCTAATAGACGGCTAGGGTTCCGGCAGAGCGATCTGTGTCTGGTCCGAGAGCTGTCAACCTCTTGAGTAGGGGTTACACGGAGGGATAAAAGCCCGGGAGGTTTTCGGCCTCTTGGCGTGTTTAATCCCAAACCTACTCAGGAGTTTCGCATGAAATCTCTCTTCAAATCCACCTCAAAACTATTAGTTGCCACATCGTTGGTCATGGGTCTTGGCGCGTCATCATTGATGGCGGATGTCAAAGACAAGTTCCAGGTCTCGTGGACGATCTATGTCGGTTGGATGCCTTGGGATTACGCCCAGGAAAAAGGCATTATCGACAAATGGGCCAAGAAATACGGCATCGAGATCGAGATGGTCCAGGTCAATGACTACATCGAATCGATCAACCAGTATACGGCTGGAAAATTTGACGGCTGTCTGATGACCAATATGGACGCCCTGACCATTCCTGCAGCGGGCGGTGTTGATTCGACGGCTGTTATTATGGGCGATTTCTCAAACGGAAACGACGGTATCCTTTTAAAAGACAAGAAAGATCTTGCTGACATCAAAGGCCAGAAGGTCAACCTTGTCGAACTCTCTGTCTCCCACTATCTTCTTGCACGTGCACTTGAAACGGTCAGCATGAGCGAAAAAGACGTGACAGTCGTCAACACCTCGGATGCTGATATGGTTTCGGCATACGGTTCGGACGAGATCACCGCAATGACAACATGGAACCCGCAGCTTAGCGAGATCATGACGAACAACAAAAGTGCCAACCTGGTCTATGACTCAAGCAAGATCCCGGGCGAGATCATCGACATGCTCGTCATCAATACCGAGACGCTAAAAGACAATCCGAAACTGGCAAAAGCGTTGACAGGTGCATGGTTTGAAGTGATGGCACTGATGAAAAAAGGGGATAAAGAGGCCCTTGAGTTTATGGCTAAAGCTTCCGGTACAGACCTCAAAGGCTACAAAAGCCAGCTTGACTCGACGATG
Encoded proteins:
- a CDS encoding NifB/NifX family molybdenum-iron cluster-binding protein produces the protein MIAIPVDSAVPEIRSSKLFGNVPIFAIYKPDDEEFFLVKNQEAGDGIKTAKQLKKWGVTDVVYSYMGKGPFTALEEDGLNIYYIGKEPMPLFQVIKKLEADAFIKVDADNAASYLDPGTETGECRCGCDS
- a CDS encoding putative urea ABC transporter substrate-binding protein; the protein is MKSLFKSTSKLLVATSLVMGLGASSLMADVKDKFQVSWTIYVGWMPWDYAQEKGIIDKWAKKYGIEIEMVQVNDYIESINQYTAGKFDGCLMTNMDALTIPAAGGVDSTAVIMGDFSNGNDGILLKDKKDLADIKGQKVNLVELSVSHYLLARALETVSMSEKDVTVVNTSDADMVSAYGSDEITAMTTWNPQLSEIMTNNKSANLVYDSSKIPGEIIDMLVINTETLKDNPKLAKALTGAWFEVMALMKKGDKEALEFMAKASGTDLKGYKSQLDSTMMFYDPAEAVKFADSADLPKTMKKVSEFSFDHGILGEGAPNAEFIGMAFPNGKTFGDTKNIKLRFIDTYVKMAAEGKL
- a CDS encoding sensor domain-containing diguanylate cyclase — its product is MKKRYVHNSLNEAENTLSHILEIIQEGVWDWNALSGHVERSPGWYSMLGYDVDCFNKDVLTWENVIHPEDYSRVMQHFEDYLNGKNSHYCIQYRCKCADGGYLWIEDVAKIIERTPEGKVARMIGAHQNIHAAKTAKDELNRQNELLRNDNATLENLIRERTLELHQLNIALQQQLEQIGHIANHDKLTAVYNRHMFEEVFRKEISRAKRYDRPLSLVMVDVDYFKEINDRYGHQNGDAVLRDLAATLQKNLRDSDIIARWGGEEFIIILPNTPFEQAVIIAEDLRATIAEHRFDEGIHLTCSFGVTAYRQEDTTDTIFARIDKALYRAKEFERNNVQAM